In the Arthrobacter sp. CDRTa11 genome, GACGCAGTGCACCTCTCCGGCATGAAGCTCAAAGTTCATGCCGGAGAGGGCGACGACGCCCGGAAACAGTTTTACGAGATTGCGTGCTTCAACAATTGCTGGAGCGCGTCCGGGCTTCTCGGTCATGCCAGTTCCCTCCTGAGGAAAGTGAGTCCATCTCGTGCCAGTTCGTCCATGGATGGCGCCACCGGGCGCCAGAGCGAAACGGCCTTGGCGATTTCCTCGACCGTGGGAAGGAATGATTCGACCACAATGGAACCTTGGTAGTTGATCGTTTTGAGTGCGTCGAAGGTCTCGGACCACGGGACGTGTCCGCTGCCGGGCGTTCCGCGGTCGTTTTCTGACACTTGGAAGTGGAAGACCTTGTCGCCGGCGGCAGTGATGGCCGCACCGATGTTCTTCTCTTCGATGTTCATGTGGAACGTGTCGAGCATCAGGCCGACGTTGTCCCGGCCGATCAGCCCGCACAGTTCCAGACCCTGTTCGACGGTGTTGACCAGGTCGGTTTCGAACCGGTTGAGCGGTTCTATGGCCAGGCTGACGCCGCGTTCAAAGGCGTAATCGGCCACTTCACGCAGGCTGTCGGCCGCCCACTGGCGCTGCTGCCGGCGTTCCTCCGGGGGAAGCAACCGGGCTTTGCCGGTGGCGGAGTACATCGGTCCGGCCACGTGGGGCGATCTGACGGCCTGGGCGATGTCGACGCACAGTTTCAGGTAATCAATGCCCTGCCGCCGCTTCTGCGGATCCTCGTGCGAGACGTCGCGGTCCGGTCCAAACGCGCCACAGATGGATACGGGCAGTCCGGTTCGTTCTGAGGCGTTCTTCAGTGCTTCCGCGCTGACCACGGCGGGGTCTTCAATGCAAACCTCGATCAGGTCGTAGCCCATCTCCTTGGCGACATCGAACTGATCGAGATCCTGGTCGGTGAACGGGGAGACGAGGATGAAGGTGCTGACACCGAACTCGTACTTACTCATTGGGCCACAGCTCCTGTTCCAGCTTCTTCATTTCGTTAATGGCCTTTTCGGTGTAGACGTCCAGGAACTCCAGGTGGCCGCCACGGGCCATCATGGCGAAGGGGTTCGACGCGGCGGGCAGGAGTTCGAAGGTCAGGTAGCCGTCGAAGTTGATGTCCTTCAACGTCTGCAGTGTCGGACGGAAGTCGGTGTGTCCTACACCGGGGGCTGCACGGGTTGAATCGGCCAGATGGACGTGGTTGACCCTGCTGCCGGCACGGGCGAAGGCGCCATGAATGC is a window encoding:
- a CDS encoding sugar phosphate isomerase/epimerase family protein; amino-acid sequence: MSKYEFGVSTFILVSPFTDQDLDQFDVAKEMGYDLIEVCIEDPAVVSAEALKNASERTGLPVSICGAFGPDRDVSHEDPQKRRQGIDYLKLCVDIAQAVRSPHVAGPMYSATGKARLLPPEERRQQRQWAADSLREVADYAFERGVSLAIEPLNRFETDLVNTVEQGLELCGLIGRDNVGLMLDTFHMNIEEKNIGAAITAAGDKVFHFQVSENDRGTPGSGHVPWSETFDALKTINYQGSIVVESFLPTVEEIAKAVSLWRPVAPSMDELARDGLTFLRRELA